In the Pyrolobus fumarii 1A genome, one interval contains:
- the panB gene encoding 3-methyl-2-oxobutanoate hydroxymethyltransferase produces MQRISVRDILAKKGREPIVMVTAYDYPFARIVDEAGVDMILVGDSAAMVVHGLPNTNMATMQMMLLHTAAVSRGAKRAMVVADMPFGSYEASRSEAVKNAIKFVRVGADAVKLEGGVEVADKIEAITKAGIPVVGHIGLTPQKRLMLGGYRRRGRTVEDAERLLEDAKAVEEAGAFAIVIEFTAEEVAAEITRKLKIPTICIGSGRHCDGQVLVLHDILGLSETIPPFAEKYADLRSIALEAVRRFAADVREGRFPREKHVFHMKETWRRDRE; encoded by the coding sequence TTGCAGAGGATAAGCGTGCGCGATATACTCGCTAAGAAGGGCCGCGAACCCATAGTGATGGTGACCGCGTATGACTATCCATTCGCGCGTATAGTCGACGAGGCAGGCGTGGATATGATACTTGTTGGCGACTCGGCAGCGATGGTAGTCCACGGTCTCCCTAACACTAACATGGCTACAATGCAGATGATGCTGCTACACACAGCAGCAGTCTCTAGGGGCGCGAAACGCGCAATGGTGGTTGCCGACATGCCTTTCGGTAGTTATGAGGCTAGCAGGTCTGAGGCAGTTAAGAATGCTATAAAATTCGTACGTGTTGGTGCCGACGCGGTGAAACTAGAAGGCGGGGTAGAAGTTGCAGATAAGATTGAGGCTATAACCAAAGCGGGGATACCCGTTGTCGGCCACATAGGACTCACTCCGCAAAAGAGGCTCATGCTTGGTGGTTACCGTAGACGTGGAAGAACGGTTGAAGACGCAGAGAGGCTCCTTGAAGATGCAAAGGCTGTGGAAGAGGCTGGCGCGTTTGCAATCGTTATAGAGTTCACTGCTGAAGAAGTTGCAGCCGAGATAACAAGAAAACTCAAAATACCAACTATCTGCATTGGCAGTGGAAGGCACTGCGATGGCCAGGTACTCGTACTTCACGATATTCTAGGGCTAAGCGAGACCATCCCACCCTTCGCTGAGAAATATGCAGACTTACGGTCAATAGCGCTTGAGGCTGTCCGCAGATTCGCCGCGGACGTAAGGGAGGGTAGATTCCCCCGCGAGAAGCACGTGTTCCACATGAAGGAGACTTGGAGGAGGGATAGAGAATAA
- a CDS encoding small multi-drug export protein: MACGADVLASLLLLSAAPGIEARYAAAIGSAICGPEVIPLAYVVSTITGILVYLLLEKVERLIAMIPILLKIYEGVKRRVSKKLKGARGAFALTLFIAAPLPGSGVWTGALAARLMDLSVKEAVAAICIGNLVAVLIVAGGVTGLLALLG, translated from the coding sequence GTGGCATGTGGCGCGGATGTGTTAGCATCTCTCCTGCTCCTATCAGCTGCCCCTGGTATCGAGGCTCGTTACGCAGCGGCTATTGGAAGCGCCATCTGCGGCCCCGAGGTAATACCACTGGCGTATGTTGTGTCTACGATCACGGGTATACTCGTCTATCTTTTGCTCGAGAAGGTTGAACGCCTCATAGCAATGATACCTATCCTCTTGAAGATATACGAAGGTGTAAAGAGGAGAGTGTCGAAGAAGCTTAAGGGTGCGCGGGGCGCCTTTGCATTAACGCTGTTCATAGCGGCTCCTCTGCCTGGAAGCGGCGTGTGGACAGGTGCGTTGGCGGCAAGGCTCATGGATTTGAGTGTAAAAGAAGCGGTAGCAGCAATATGCATTGGTAATCTTGTGGCAGTGTTGATAGTTGCTGGGGGTGTGACGGGCTTACTTGCTCTTCTTGGCTAG
- a CDS encoding DNA-directed DNA polymerase, with product MTEVVFTVLDSSYEVVGKEPQVIIWGIAENGERVVLIDRSFRPYFYALLAPGADPKQVAQRIRALSRPKSPIIGVEDDKRKYFGRPRRVLRIRTVLPEAVREYRELVKNVDGVEDVLEADIRFAMRYLIDHDLFPFTWYRVEAEPLENKMGFRVDKVYLVKSRPEPLYGEALAPTKLPDLRILAFDIEVYSKQGSPRPERDPVIVIAVKTDDGDEVLFIAEGKDDRKPIREFVEYVKRYDPDIIVGYNNNHFDWPYLLRRARILGIKLDVTRRVGAEPTTSVHGHVSVPGRLNVDLYDYAEEMPEIKIKSLEEVAEYLGVMKKSERVIINWWEIPDYWDDPKKRPLLLQYARDDVRATYGLAEKILPFAIQLSYVTGLPLDQVGAMSVGFRLEWYLIRAAFKMKELVPNRVERPEETYRGAIVLEPLRGVHENIAVLDFSSMYPNIMIKYNVGPDTLVRPGEECGECGCWEAPEVKHRFRRCPPGFFKTVLERLLELRKRVRAEMKKYPPDSPEYRLLDERQKALKVLANASYGYMGWSGARWYCRECAEAVTAWGRHLIRTAINIARKLGLKVIYGDTDSLFVTYDPEKVEKFIKIIEEELGFEIKLEKVYKRVFFTEAKKRYAGLLEDGRIDIVGFEAVRGDWCELAKEVQTKVVEIVLKTSDVNKAVEYVRKIVKELEEGKVPIEKLVIWKTLSKRLEEYTTEAPHVVAAKRMLSAGYRVSPGDKIGYVIVKGGGRISQRAWPYFMVKDPSQIDVTYYVDHQIIPAALRILGYFGITEKKLKASATGQKTLFDFLAKKSK from the coding sequence ATGACTGAAGTTGTATTCACGGTTTTAGACTCTAGCTACGAGGTTGTTGGTAAAGAGCCTCAGGTAATCATATGGGGTATTGCTGAGAACGGCGAGAGGGTAGTCCTCATTGACAGGTCTTTTCGCCCATACTTCTATGCGCTGCTTGCACCGGGCGCCGATCCTAAGCAGGTAGCACAACGTATTCGTGCATTGAGTAGGCCAAAGAGCCCGATTATAGGTGTAGAGGATGACAAGAGGAAGTACTTCGGGAGGCCTCGTAGGGTCTTACGTATTCGCACCGTGCTACCCGAGGCTGTTAGGGAGTATCGCGAACTCGTAAAGAACGTTGATGGTGTTGAGGATGTTCTAGAGGCGGATATACGCTTCGCTATGCGCTATCTCATAGATCACGATCTATTTCCTTTCACCTGGTACCGTGTAGAGGCTGAGCCCCTCGAGAACAAGATGGGCTTCCGTGTCGACAAGGTATACCTGGTTAAGAGCAGGCCGGAGCCACTTTATGGTGAGGCTCTCGCACCAACCAAGCTTCCCGATCTTAGGATACTCGCGTTCGATATTGAAGTTTATAGCAAGCAAGGGTCGCCGCGTCCAGAGCGCGATCCTGTAATAGTGATAGCTGTGAAGACTGACGATGGCGATGAGGTGCTATTCATTGCAGAGGGCAAAGACGATCGAAAACCGATACGCGAGTTTGTAGAGTACGTGAAGAGGTATGACCCCGACATAATAGTCGGTTATAACAACAATCATTTCGATTGGCCTTATCTTTTGAGGCGCGCCCGCATCCTAGGCATAAAGCTTGATGTGACTAGAAGAGTTGGCGCCGAGCCCACCACTAGCGTACATGGGCACGTCTCTGTCCCTGGCAGGCTTAACGTAGATCTGTACGACTATGCCGAAGAGATGCCAGAGATCAAGATAAAGAGTCTCGAGGAGGTCGCAGAGTATCTAGGCGTGATGAAGAAGAGTGAACGCGTTATCATCAATTGGTGGGAGATTCCAGACTATTGGGACGACCCGAAGAAGAGACCACTATTACTGCAATACGCGCGCGACGATGTCCGCGCTACTTACGGCTTAGCCGAGAAGATATTGCCGTTTGCTATCCAGTTGTCGTACGTAACAGGTCTCCCACTAGACCAGGTAGGTGCGATGAGTGTTGGCTTTCGACTTGAATGGTACCTGATACGCGCGGCGTTTAAGATGAAAGAGCTTGTGCCGAACCGCGTTGAGCGCCCAGAAGAGACTTACCGTGGCGCTATAGTTCTTGAGCCGTTGAGAGGCGTGCACGAGAATATAGCCGTACTCGACTTTAGCTCGATGTACCCAAACATCATGATAAAGTACAATGTTGGTCCTGACACGCTTGTGAGGCCTGGTGAAGAGTGTGGCGAGTGTGGTTGCTGGGAGGCCCCGGAGGTCAAGCACAGGTTCCGTAGGTGTCCGCCCGGCTTCTTCAAGACAGTTCTTGAGAGGCTGTTAGAGCTTCGTAAGCGTGTGCGTGCTGAAATGAAGAAGTATCCTCCGGATAGCCCAGAATATCGACTGTTGGATGAAAGGCAGAAGGCGTTGAAGGTTCTTGCAAACGCTAGTTACGGCTACATGGGTTGGAGCGGCGCTAGGTGGTATTGCAGGGAGTGCGCAGAGGCTGTCACGGCTTGGGGTAGGCACCTCATACGCACCGCCATCAACATAGCTCGTAAACTAGGCCTCAAGGTGATCTACGGTGACACAGATTCGCTCTTCGTGACCTATGATCCGGAGAAGGTGGAGAAGTTCATCAAAATTATAGAGGAGGAGCTGGGGTTCGAAATCAAGCTAGAGAAGGTGTACAAACGCGTATTCTTTACAGAGGCTAAGAAGAGGTACGCTGGCCTTCTCGAGGACGGACGTATAGATATTGTCGGTTTCGAGGCTGTACGTGGCGATTGGTGTGAACTCGCCAAGGAGGTTCAGACTAAGGTTGTCGAAATAGTATTGAAGACGAGTGACGTGAACAAGGCTGTAGAGTACGTCAGGAAGATTGTGAAAGAGTTGGAGGAGGGCAAGGTTCCCATAGAGAAGCTTGTAATCTGGAAGACCCTTAGTAAGCGTCTTGAGGAGTACACAACGGAGGCACCACACGTCGTTGCAGCGAAGAGGATGCTGTCAGCAGGCTACCGGGTAAGCCCAGGCGACAAGATAGGGTATGTAATAGTGAAGGGTGGTGGCCGTATCAGTCAAAGAGCATGGCCATACTTCATGGTCAAGGATCCTAGCCAGATAGACGTGACCTACTATGTTGACCACCAAATCATCCCGGCTGCATTGAGAATACTGGGCTACTTTGGCATCACCGAGAAGAAGCTGAAAGCAAGTGCAACTGGGCAGAAGACTCTCTTCGACTTTCTAGCCAAGAAGAGCAAGTAA
- a CDS encoding GNAT family N-acetyltransferase, protein MTGRHCCEHLIVTELREEHLREAYIVEVESFERPYPWEYFRFIAALSSGYSLIAICNGKIAGFVMAVPYEGGLAHIANMAVTPEYRRCKVGSALLSSIEYLLENNGFSLVFLETWVSNHAARRFYEAHGYRAIRIIPGYYEWGEAAVVYVKLLRQGIIGRDVPVLSGSL, encoded by the coding sequence TTGACGGGGAGACATTGCTGCGAGCATCTCATCGTAACCGAGCTACGCGAAGAGCATCTACGCGAAGCGTATATCGTTGAGGTGGAGAGTTTCGAGAGACCATACCCCTGGGAGTATTTCCGGTTTATAGCCGCGCTTTCCTCCGGCTACTCGCTGATAGCCATATGCAACGGCAAGATTGCAGGTTTCGTTATGGCGGTGCCCTACGAGGGCGGCCTAGCCCACATAGCTAACATGGCGGTTACACCAGAGTATAGGAGGTGCAAAGTTGGCTCCGCACTACTCTCGAGCATAGAGTATCTGCTCGAGAACAACGGGTTCAGCCTTGTTTTTCTTGAGACATGGGTCTCTAACCATGCCGCAAGGCGATTCTACGAGGCTCACGGTTACCGCGCCATCCGCATTATACCAGGTTATTACGAGTGGGGCGAGGCGGCTGTCGTCTACGTCAAACTCTTGAGGCAAGGTATTATCGGTAGGGATGTGCCAGTGTTATCAGGGAGTTTGTAG
- a CDS encoding mRNA surveillance protein pelota, protein MKVTHVDLKRGVVAVVPETSDDIWLLSLVIKPGDYVKGKTVRDVRFGERGSGRSRRVAMVLTIRVENVEFQPFSSKLRIRGVVVEGPERFGVKGKHHTITVDVGQEIVIVKEEGWPRPLLERLQQASRGLRAVLAAVDYDEYAVAVLQGQGVRIVVDHSMSLPGKDDPRRGEILHQELVTLAKKIVETAKKEDTRVVVIGGPGFLKERVAELVRQLDTGLRVYTETAATGGVAGVYEIIRRGKIREILGELAALEAEEFLEKFERLLVQKPELVTYTLDHVERAAEMGAIEELLVLDELLHSPDPDVRIRVEEVLRKADATRAKIRFVSLETPAGLKLKSFGGIAAILRYPVEQVVS, encoded by the coding sequence GTGAAGGTAACGCACGTGGATCTCAAGCGGGGAGTAGTGGCCGTCGTACCCGAGACTAGCGATGACATCTGGTTGCTGAGCCTCGTAATAAAACCCGGCGACTACGTGAAGGGCAAGACTGTGAGGGATGTGCGCTTTGGCGAGAGAGGCAGTGGGCGATCGCGTAGAGTCGCAATGGTGTTAACCATACGCGTTGAGAATGTAGAGTTTCAGCCATTCTCGTCTAAACTTCGAATACGAGGTGTGGTAGTGGAAGGCCCCGAGAGGTTCGGTGTAAAGGGCAAGCATCACACAATAACAGTTGATGTCGGGCAAGAGATAGTCATCGTCAAAGAGGAGGGGTGGCCTCGCCCGCTCTTGGAGAGACTGCAGCAAGCTAGCAGGGGGCTTCGAGCCGTACTAGCAGCTGTAGACTACGATGAATACGCGGTAGCTGTGCTGCAAGGGCAAGGCGTACGTATAGTGGTGGATCACTCGATGAGCCTGCCGGGCAAGGATGACCCAAGAAGAGGCGAGATACTGCACCAGGAGCTCGTAACCCTAGCGAAAAAGATAGTCGAAACTGCGAAGAAGGAGGACACGCGCGTGGTAGTGATAGGCGGGCCAGGGTTCCTGAAAGAGCGGGTAGCGGAGCTTGTGAGGCAATTAGATACTGGTTTGCGTGTGTACACAGAGACTGCGGCAACGGGCGGGGTGGCAGGAGTATACGAGATCATAAGACGTGGAAAGATACGTGAAATTCTAGGTGAGCTTGCAGCTCTCGAGGCAGAGGAGTTCCTGGAGAAATTTGAGAGACTGCTAGTTCAGAAGCCCGAACTAGTCACATACACTCTTGACCATGTGGAGAGGGCTGCGGAAATGGGTGCTATCGAGGAGCTGCTAGTCTTAGACGAGCTGCTTCACAGTCCAGACCCGGATGTAAGGATTAGAGTGGAGGAGGTTCTACGGAAAGCCGATGCGACAAGAGCAAAGATACGCTTTGTTAGCCTAGAGACGCCCGCCGGGCTGAAACTCAAATCGTTTGGCGGCATAGCAGCGATACTACGCTACCCAGTGGAACAAGTCGTATCGTGA
- a CDS encoding ATP-dependent helicase gives MTRISFVTRCLEDDEVYSLLRPYVAEWFRRRYGSFTLPQRCAIPLIKRGENVLVSSPTGTGKTLAVFLGIIDELFRLGEEGRLQDQIYAVYVSPLRALNNDMRRNLLEPLHGIRQVASEMGIQLPEVRVAVRTSDTSPSEKQEMVRRPPHILITTPESLTIALVAPKFRERLATTRWIVIDEIHELASSKRGSLLSLTLERLEELVGGRLQRIGLSATIAPLEEVAKFLVGFDDNGEPRSCKIVDARFAKPIDIRVLCPVRDLINTPAEEVNEAIYRLLARLVMEHRTTLVFTNTRSATERVVYKLRKLLAAEGIADMDEIEAHHSSLSRDLRLEVEEKLKRGELKVVVSSTSLELGIDIGYIDLVVLLSSPKSVSRLLQRVGRAGHHIRQVSKGRIIVVDRDDLVECTVLAKAAMERKIDRVHIPRNPLDILAQHLVGMALERRWKIEEAYKLVRRSYSFHTLDYRDFINTLRYLAGLYPDTLEEMKVYAKIWLDEEKGEFGKKRSTRAIYAPNVGAIPDEAKIHVYTRDGRYVGDLEEAFVQILSPGDIFVLGGRTYRFIRSEGARVIVEPVEGVKPTVPVWFSEMLPLAFDSALLVGEFRRKIAEAIMNGVSREEIVDWLVREYLLERHAAENIYEYIREQVEFTGGKVPNDRMILVELFIDDESETSNVIFHSLFGRRVNDALSRAYAYYLAEWLAKPVRITVSDNGFMLTVDGTDAIDMDLVVKLSRAVKSRELRDILKRVLRNTELLKRRFRHCAERALMILRRYRGRERSVHRMQINAQALLQAVEQLGDFPVLKEAYREILEDYMDVANAEQVLRWVEEGRVKLDYFGPTRVPSPFAHHLVVKGYSDVVLMEDRRRLLAELHRRVMELLAARRGNSRSGEEGEAVA, from the coding sequence TTGACGAGGATATCGTTTGTCACGCGGTGCTTAGAGGATGACGAGGTTTACTCACTGTTAAGGCCCTATGTCGCTGAGTGGTTTCGTCGGCGTTACGGCTCGTTTACTCTACCTCAACGCTGTGCCATCCCGTTGATAAAGCGTGGAGAGAATGTGCTGGTATCTTCGCCGACTGGTACTGGTAAGACTCTCGCCGTCTTCCTGGGTATTATCGACGAGCTTTTCCGTCTTGGGGAGGAGGGTAGGCTTCAGGACCAGATATACGCTGTGTACGTCTCGCCTCTACGCGCGCTTAACAATGACATGAGGCGTAACCTGCTCGAGCCTCTCCATGGTATTAGGCAGGTCGCGTCGGAGATGGGTATACAGCTCCCTGAGGTACGCGTCGCCGTGAGAACTAGTGATACGAGTCCATCCGAGAAGCAGGAGATGGTACGCAGGCCACCCCACATACTTATAACGACGCCAGAGAGCCTCACCATAGCTCTCGTAGCGCCCAAGTTCCGTGAGAGACTCGCAACTACAAGGTGGATCGTCATAGACGAGATTCACGAGCTCGCATCTAGCAAGAGGGGGTCGCTACTAAGCCTTACTCTTGAGCGTCTCGAAGAGCTTGTTGGTGGCCGCCTTCAGAGGATAGGGTTGAGTGCGACAATAGCGCCGCTCGAGGAGGTTGCCAAGTTCCTCGTAGGTTTTGATGATAATGGTGAGCCACGCTCCTGTAAGATAGTTGATGCTCGTTTCGCCAAGCCCATTGACATTCGCGTTCTGTGCCCCGTGAGGGACCTGATAAACACTCCCGCCGAGGAGGTCAACGAGGCCATCTATAGACTCCTTGCCAGGCTCGTGATGGAGCATAGGACCACTCTAGTCTTCACAAACACGAGGAGTGCGACAGAGCGTGTGGTGTACAAGCTTAGGAAACTGCTGGCAGCGGAGGGCATCGCCGACATGGACGAGATAGAGGCACACCATAGCAGCCTTTCTAGGGACTTGAGGCTGGAGGTTGAGGAGAAGCTGAAGCGCGGAGAGCTAAAGGTCGTAGTCTCCTCTACTAGCCTCGAACTTGGCATAGACATCGGTTATATCGATCTCGTGGTGCTACTCAGTAGCCCGAAAAGCGTCTCCAGGTTGCTACAGAGAGTTGGGCGAGCTGGCCACCATATAAGGCAGGTGAGCAAGGGCAGGATAATTGTGGTTGACCGCGATGATCTCGTCGAGTGTACTGTGTTGGCTAAGGCTGCCATGGAGAGGAAGATAGACCGTGTGCATATACCGCGGAACCCGCTTGACATACTGGCGCAGCACCTGGTTGGCATGGCTCTTGAGAGGAGGTGGAAGATAGAGGAGGCTTACAAGTTAGTCCGGAGGAGCTACTCCTTCCACACGCTAGATTACCGCGACTTTATCAACACGCTGCGCTATCTTGCGGGGCTCTACCCGGATACCCTCGAGGAGATGAAGGTATACGCGAAGATATGGCTTGACGAGGAGAAGGGCGAGTTCGGAAAGAAGCGTAGCACACGAGCCATCTACGCGCCTAATGTCGGTGCTATCCCCGATGAGGCGAAGATACACGTCTATACGCGTGATGGCCGCTATGTGGGTGACCTAGAGGAGGCCTTTGTACAGATACTCTCGCCTGGCGACATCTTCGTACTGGGTGGTAGGACTTACAGGTTCATACGGAGCGAGGGTGCCAGGGTCATAGTTGAGCCCGTGGAGGGCGTGAAGCCAACGGTGCCAGTCTGGTTCTCCGAGATGCTACCCTTGGCTTTCGACTCTGCGCTTCTCGTCGGCGAGTTTAGGAGGAAGATAGCAGAGGCCATCATGAACGGCGTTAGCCGCGAGGAGATTGTAGACTGGCTTGTACGCGAATACCTCCTAGAGAGACACGCAGCCGAGAACATCTACGAGTATATCAGGGAGCAGGTCGAGTTTACCGGCGGGAAAGTGCCAAACGACCGTATGATACTAGTCGAGCTGTTCATAGACGATGAGAGTGAGACAAGCAACGTCATCTTCCACTCTCTCTTCGGGCGCCGTGTCAACGACGCGCTCTCCAGGGCCTATGCATACTACCTTGCCGAGTGGCTCGCTAAGCCAGTTAGGATAACGGTGTCTGACAACGGCTTTATGCTGACAGTGGACGGCACCGACGCTATAGACATGGACCTCGTTGTTAAACTATCGCGCGCGGTGAAGAGCAGGGAGCTTAGAGATATTCTAAAGAGGGTCTTGAGGAACACCGAGCTGCTAAAGAGGCGTTTCCGTCACTGTGCTGAGCGCGCGTTGATGATACTGCGGAGGTACCGCGGTAGGGAGCGCAGCGTTCACCGTATGCAGATCAACGCTCAGGCTCTACTACAAGCTGTAGAGCAGCTTGGAGACTTTCCGGTGTTAAAGGAGGCTTATCGCGAGATACTGGAGGATTACATGGACGTTGCTAATGCCGAGCAGGTTCTACGGTGGGTCGAGGAGGGGCGCGTGAAGCTCGACTACTTCGGCCCTACTAGGGTGCCTAGCCCATTCGCTCACCACCTAGTGGTCAAGGGATATAGTGATGTTGTGTTGATGGAGGATAGGAGGAGGCTGTTGGCTGAGCTTCACCGCCGTGTTATGGAGCTGCTCGCTGCGAGGAGGGGCAACTCTCGTAGTGGGGAAGAGGGTGAAGCGGTGGCATGA
- a CDS encoding gamma-glutamylcyclotransferase family protein, producing the protein MLLFAYGTLMYGMPSHGLMAGARFAGRGWVKGQLFLCDGYPLLVLEGDGRVWGELYHVPAYSIARIDHYEGADLPDSPWRRVTTHVYIDGVELRATVYASPSVKFARNACDEITELQTSDYRDVVKLGPPRWLVALPMETYAPPGIILGSEQGVANGASWLGSCFAPDGSEEVTVYDVLVSHNELMEWIRSLGCSFGGLRVKTGDVEVYPVAPVHRQE; encoded by the coding sequence GTGCTTCTCTTCGCATACGGGACGCTGATGTACGGCATGCCCAGCCACGGGTTAATGGCAGGTGCGCGTTTCGCCGGCCGCGGGTGGGTCAAAGGACAGCTATTCCTCTGCGATGGATACCCGCTCCTCGTGCTCGAAGGCGATGGGCGGGTATGGGGCGAGTTATACCACGTACCGGCTTACAGCATCGCACGCATAGACCATTACGAGGGTGCCGACTTACCCGATAGTCCTTGGAGGCGAGTGACGACACACGTGTATATAGATGGTGTCGAGCTACGTGCAACCGTTTACGCCTCGCCTAGCGTCAAGTTCGCTAGAAACGCCTGCGACGAGATTACGGAGCTCCAGACTAGCGACTACCGCGATGTCGTCAAGCTCGGCCCCCCAAGGTGGCTAGTCGCCCTCCCCATGGAGACCTACGCGCCACCCGGCATCATACTTGGAAGCGAGCAGGGAGTCGCCAATGGCGCCTCATGGCTCGGCTCGTGCTTCGCGCCAGACGGCTCCGAGGAGGTAACCGTGTATGACGTGCTAGTATCGCACAATGAGCTTATGGAGTGGATTAGGAGTCTTGGATGCAGCTTCGGCGGGCTCAGGGTTAAGACTGGCGACGTAGAAGTCTACCCGGTGGCACCCGTCCATAGGCAAGAGTAG